The DNA segment GGTGATAGACGTCAGAACTGTATTCCTCCTTATCCCCATGGTCAGGTTTTGATTACTCCGGTTCAAAAAGGTGCTTTTGCCGACAATAATGCACCCAGGGGTAAAATGGTTGATCATCTACATCCCATCTACAAGGATATCATGAAAGAGTATATTACCAATGGTGTAGATTATCTGTCAAGTGATGGAACGCAAGTTTTTAGTGCGAATTCTTACTATACAAAAATTAAAAACGACATAGAAGAAGGTGCTAAAAAACTCCCCATACTGGTTTCTGGAGACCGGGTAGGATGGGTGGTGGCACAAATGTCGCCCACACATTTAAGATTGACATTGGTGGATGGTGGATATTTAAACCCAAACGATAGAAAAGTTAAAGTAACCTTTAATAATATTACTCCTGTTAGTATGCAGGATGTGTTAGATCATCAGTTTTTTGACCTAAGTAATCCATCGGGTGTAGAGATAGGTGTGCCATGTGGTATGTTCCGTTTTATTGATATTGAATTGGCAAAGCCTCTTTAAATTGAAAAGAAATGAATACGGCAAAGATATTTATTATGTGTTTGATTTTCACCTATTTTATGCGAGGTGAAACTTCCAAAGTTATGGCTTGTGTGTTGAATTATGGGGGTGTTGGTATTATAAGGCCTATAGATATTTCATTATTCAACAGCTTGATTAAGAGCTCTATGGAAACCGAGTATGGGGATAGTTTGGTTAAAAATATGGGCGCGTATGTACTCCCTTCTATTACAAGGATAAAATTGAATAAAGATCTTTATTTACCAGCTGGCGTTTATGATGTTAGAATGAAAATATTTATAGAAGAGAGTACCTCCATAAAAAAAATTTACACGCAAGTAAACAAACCTTGTATTTCAAGCGAATGGAAAATAGATACGCTGAGTCAGAATAGGTGGGTGGAAGTATTTCAAGAGATGAACTTTAGTCAAGATGCTAATGAATCCTATTTTGAAATATTTGTTAATAACAACCCGGATTATGGAGGTGGAAAAGGGATGTTTTATATCGATGATATATCATTTTTATATAAAAAAAGTTTATCAAATAATGTTAAACAATCTTTTGACTTTAAGGTCTTTCCTAATCCAGTTAACAATATTTTGCATATTAAATCGGATGAACGTATTAGTTATCGAATTTACGATGTGAAGGGAAATGTGACAAAAGCTTCTACGCATATGGAAAATGAATTCAATGTGATTGTGTCCGATCTAACCCAAGGCGTTTATTTGTTGCAGATGAAATGTGCAAAAGGAAGTGTTGTTAAGAAAATAATAGTTCAATAATTTGAAGATCATTTGATTTGTTATTTCTGTGTATTCTTTGTTAGTTTTTATAGGTCTTTTAGCTCTTGTTAACTAGGTGGTTGAGCGTTAATTTACTCATAAATGCATTTGAATTATTTGCAAGTACATCAAGTGCCTAGGTTTTTTCTTACTTGACATTGTTAAAAAAAGGAATAAAATATTTAAAAATGAAACATGTAGATATTTGAATTTGTAATCAATGAGAAACTCTAAGAAAAAGATTTCTTGACAGAATTGGAAATGTGACTGGCGGAAGCCCTTCTTAAAATACGATTAGCAATTGTTGAAAAATTAACATTAAAATTTATGAAAAAAAATACTGGTTTGACAGCGAGAAAAGGGAGAGAACCAAGAAAATATTTGATATAAAAAAAATATCTCTTCTAATGCTGTCTACTTTCGTTACTATGGTTTACTCTAATGCAAATAGCAGTAAAGTAGGTATTTATGAAGAAGAAGAAGGAAAAATTCTTATTCAAAAACAAAGTATAGCCGAGGTGAAGAATGATGCCGATAGTGAAATGTTATTAACTACCAACTTAGTCCAACAAGCCGCGTTTGATATTACGGGTAAGGTAGTGGATGAAAAAGGCGAACCAATACCTGGAGTAACTGTGGTTGTACAAGGAACATCTTTGGGGGCTATCACTGGTTTAGATGGAGACTACATGATTACAAATGTGCCAAAAGGTGCTATATTGGTATTTTCTTTTATAGGAATGACATCCAAACAAGTGGAGGTAATTGATAGTAGAAACATCAATGTTTCTATGGTGTCAGATGTGGTAGGACTTGAAGAAGTAGTGGCCATTGGATACGGAACAACCACCAAGCGAAAAGCGGTTGGTGCCATATCTACGATGAAAGCTGAGACGCTTGAGAATTCGCCATTTATGAGTGCAGGAGAGTCATTACAAGGTCAAGTTCCAGGACTTATTGTTAAAAATAGTGGTGGAGGACCAGGGAGTACTCCCAGTATCTCTATTCGAGGAGGAGGATCGCCTCTGTATGTTATTGATGGAGTAATAACTGCAGAACAGGATTTTAATGCTATCAATTCGGACGACATTGAATCTATTAGTTTTTTGAAAGATGCTTCTGCAACAGCAGTTTTTGGATCAAGAGCAGGAAATGGAATCGTATTGGTTACCACAAAACGAGGTGAAGAAGGGAAAATTAATGTAAATTATTCATACAATTTTCAATTAAGTCAACCCACAGTATTGCCCGAGATGATGAACTCATATGACTATGCCAAACTTCAAAATGTGGCAAACGTATACGATGGTACACCATTAACCTATACTGACGAACAGCTTGAAACTATACGTTCTCATTCTGATTTAGATACTTATCCGGACAATAATTGGCCAGATCTTACACTTAAGAATTTTGCGCCCCAACAACGACATAATTTGTCGCTCACAGGTGGAGATAAGCAAACCAAATATTTTGTTTCTCTTGGATATGTTGATCAAGGGGGTATTCTTAAGCAAGATGTGGTGAATTACGATAGGTTTAATATTCGTAGTAATGTAAATACCACTTTTGAAAATATTGGACTAGAGGTAGGAATCAACATTAGTGCCAGTATTGAAAATTATGAGGAGCCATCGGCTGGGATGTATAGTATTTGGCGAGCTATCAACCAAAATACCAATCCTATGTATAGAGCCTATAACATCGATGGAACACTTGCAGGAGGCGGTAATGGAGATCATCCTATTGCTATTATAAGCAAAGAAGCTGGATATAACAGGACAAGAGATAAGTTCATAAATACTCAATTGCACGCAAAATGGAATGTGTCTGGTGTAAAAGGACTTAAACTTGGTTTAATGGGGAGCTATCGTGACGGAGATGGTTGGGGTAAGTTATGGCAAAAAAATACTCCTTTGTATATGCAAGATGGTTCTTTGATGGTGCAGCCTAAACCATATTTGGGTGTTTCTTCTTATTATTCGAAGCGTTTGTATGTAGAGTCTAGCCTTGCATATTCTAATACATTTGGAAAACATGGAATAGATGCAACTTTTGTTTATAACCAAACTACAAGTTCATCTGAGGACATGTCTGCTTCACGTCGTGATTATCAGTCGGGTGCAGTAGATCAGTTGTTTGCGGGTCCGCAGGACGGTAAAGATAATGATGGTAATGAAAAGGAAGGCGCCAATGCAGGCTATGTTGTAAGGGTTAAATACGATTATAACTATAAATATATCGTTGAGTTCAGCGGACGTTATGATGGCAATGATAATTTCTCGCCAGATCAAAGGTGGGGTTTCTTTCCAGCTAGTTCAGCAGCCTGGAATATTTCAGAAGAGGATTTTATGGATGGTTTAGATGATAGAAATATCCTAAATAGTCTAAAAATTAGAGCATCTTATGGAAAGATGGGTGTTACTGAAGGCGTTAATCGCTTTGGATATATTCCTGTATATAATTTAGAATCTAGTATCTACAATGTAGGAGGTAACCTTGTAAATGGCTATTCTGAAGGAGAGTTGGTGAATCCATCTGAACTTACATGGTATACTCGATCTTCTTTAAATTACGGTCTTGACTTTTCTTCTTTAGGAAACAAGTTAAGTGGTACATTCGAATATTTTTATTATCGT comes from the Saccharicrinis fermentans DSM 9555 = JCM 21142 genome and includes:
- a CDS encoding T9SS type A sorting domain-containing protein; amino-acid sequence: MNTAKIFIMCLIFTYFMRGETSKVMACVLNYGGVGIIRPIDISLFNSLIKSSMETEYGDSLVKNMGAYVLPSITRIKLNKDLYLPAGVYDVRMKIFIEESTSIKKIYTQVNKPCISSEWKIDTLSQNRWVEVFQEMNFSQDANESYFEIFVNNNPDYGGGKGMFYIDDISFLYKKSLSNNVKQSFDFKVFPNPVNNILHIKSDERISYRIYDVKGNVTKASTHMENEFNVIVSDLTQGVYLLQMKCAKGSVVKKIIVQ
- a CDS encoding SusC/RagA family TonB-linked outer membrane protein: MVYSNANSSKVGIYEEEEGKILIQKQSIAEVKNDADSEMLLTTNLVQQAAFDITGKVVDEKGEPIPGVTVVVQGTSLGAITGLDGDYMITNVPKGAILVFSFIGMTSKQVEVIDSRNINVSMVSDVVGLEEVVAIGYGTTTKRKAVGAISTMKAETLENSPFMSAGESLQGQVPGLIVKNSGGGPGSTPSISIRGGGSPLYVIDGVITAEQDFNAINSDDIESISFLKDASATAVFGSRAGNGIVLVTTKRGEEGKINVNYSYNFQLSQPTVLPEMMNSYDYAKLQNVANVYDGTPLTYTDEQLETIRSHSDLDTYPDNNWPDLTLKNFAPQQRHNLSLTGGDKQTKYFVSLGYVDQGGILKQDVVNYDRFNIRSNVNTTFENIGLEVGINISASIENYEEPSAGMYSIWRAINQNTNPMYRAYNIDGTLAGGGNGDHPIAIISKEAGYNRTRDKFINTQLHAKWNVSGVKGLKLGLMGSYRDGDGWGKLWQKNTPLYMQDGSLMVQPKPYLGVSSYYSKRLYVESSLAYSNTFGKHGIDATFVYNQTTSSSEDMSASRRDYQSGAVDQLFAGPQDGKDNDGNEKEGANAGYVVRVKYDYNYKYIVEFSGRYDGNDNFSPDQRWGFFPASSAAWNISEEDFMDGLDDRNILNSLKIRASYGKMGVTEGVNRFGYIPVYNLESSIYNVGGNLVNGYSEGELVNPSELTWYTRSSLNYGLDFSSLGNKLSGTFEYFYYRTTGYLVSPKDTYSQPLGKDLPQIKSNSAHRRTGYELSLRYKTKIKDLQLQLGANLAYFNELWEQLDTEDEATLKNPYTRKTHRTSYWDGGAVLVSDGLYQDGSEILNTPRLLGSTQTQPGDIRYSDMNGDGKIDDQDKRIVGLPSLPRLNYGIDFSMKYKGWFANGLFQGTGNRYLAFDNFMVVEAKRRTYEYQQNYWTPENPNALFPRVSHSEAVNGGNNSNQSNPSDFYLKNAKYFRLKNLQIGYDFKQSVLDKLAWIASCKMFVSGTNLFTISEVNDYFDPEQVEQSNSGTQSYGYPVQRTYSLGVNIGF